From Scomber scombrus chromosome 6, fScoSco1.1, whole genome shotgun sequence, the proteins below share one genomic window:
- the lonp2 gene encoding lon protease homolog 2, peroxisomal codes for MSSGDGIQIPSRLPLLLTHEGVLLPGSTVRFSVDSPRNMHLVKHRLLKGTSLKSTIIGVIPNTRDPEHETDDLPSLHKIGTAGIAVQVVGSNWPKPHYTLLITGLCRFSVSGLLKERPFVLAEVEQLDKLEQYTTPATDDVAAQDGELGELSHKFYQAAVQLLGMLDMSVPVVAKFRRLLDSLPRETLPDLVASMIRTSNKEKLQVLDAVSLEERFKKALPMLTKQIEGLKLLQKTRKMNPDHEKRVLSVRKGGVFPGRQFNLDEEDEDDDGDDTAALEKKVHGANMPEAAFRVCLKELKRLKKMPQSMPEYALTRNYLDLMVELPWSKSTKDCLDIQAARTLLDNDHYAMDKLKRRVLEYLAVRQLKASLKGPILCFVGPPGVGKTSVGRSIARTLGREFHRIALGGVCDQSDIRGHRRTYVGSMPGRIINGLKTAGVNNPVFLLDEVDKLGKSLQGDPAAALLEVLDPEQNHSFTDHYLNVAFDLSQVLFIATANTTATIPPALLDRMEVLQVPGYTQEEKVEIAHRHLIPNQLEQHGLTPQQLHIPQDTTQDIIAGYTREAGVRSLERKIGAICRAVAVKVAEGHRVTKSEAATPEGAALQGDKAAPPEMPIVIDHIALKDILGPPLFEMEVSERLTLPGVALGLAWTPLGGEIMFVEASRTEGEGQLTLTGQLGDVMKESAHLAISWLRANAKTYQLTNMVGGSDPLEGTDIHLHFPAGAVTKDGPSAGVTIVTCLASLFSGRLVRSDVAMTGEITLRGLVLPVGGIKDKVLAAHRAGVKHVILPKRNEKDLEELPANVRADLDFVTAGNLDEVLSAAFDGGFPGTASTHTHPQLTSKL; via the exons ATGTCCTCCGGTGATGGAATTCAGATACCGAGCCGTCTCCCGCTACTGCTGACCCATGAAGGAGTGCTCCTCCCGGGCTCCACCGTCAGGTTCAGCGTGGACTCTCCGCGGAATATGCACCTGGTGAAGCACCGACTACTGAAGGGGACCTCCCTGAAAAGCACCATCATAGGAGTGATTCCCAACACCAGAGACCCAGAGCACGAAACGGACGACCTCCCCAGCTTGCATAA aaTCGGTACAGCGGGGATCGCAGTGCAGGTGGTCGGCAGTAATTGGCCGAAGCCCCATTACACCCTCCTCATCACAGGATTGTGCCGCTTTAGTGTGTCGGGTTTGCTGAAGGAGCGACCCTTCGTGCTGGCAGAG GTGGAGCAGTTGGATAAACTGGAGCAATATACGACCCCGGCAACGGACGATGTAGCGGCACAAGATGGAGAGCTGGGGGAGCTGTCCCACAAGTTCTACCAGGCTGCTGTAcag ttgttAGGTATGTTGGACATGTCTGTTCCAGTGGTGGCTAAATTCAGACGTCTGTTGGACAGCCTGCCCAGAGAAACCCTACCTGATTTAGTTGCCTCGATGATCCGCACCTCAAACAAGGAGAAATTACAG GTCCTGGATGCAGTGAGCTTGGAGGAGCGTTTTAAGAAGGCTCTGCCCATGTTGACCAAACAGATAGAGGGACTAAAACTGCTGCAGAAAACCAGGAAAATGAATCCCGACCATGAGAAGAGG GTGCTGTCGGTGCGTAAAGGCGGAGTGTTCCCGGGACGGCAGTTCAATTTGGATGAGGAGGACGAAGATGACGATGGAGATGACACTGCAGCCTTGGAGAAGAAGGTCCACGGGGCCAACATGCCTGAAGCTGCATTCAGGGTTTGCCTCAAGGAGCTCAAGAG ATTGAAGAAGATGCCTCAGTCCATGCCAGAGTATGCCCTGACCAGAAACTACTTGGATTTGATGGTAGAGTTGCCGTGGAGCAAAAGCACCAAAG ACTGTCTTGACATCCAAGCTGCTCGTACCCTATTGGACAATGATCACTATGCCATGGACAAGCTGAAGAGACGTGTGCTGGAGTACCTGGCTGTTAGACAACTGAAGGCTTCACTCAAG GGACCCATTCTGTGCTTTGTGGGGCCCCCGGGAGTCGGTAAGACGAGCGTAGGACGCTCCATAGCCAGGACTCTGGGCAGAGAGTTCCACCGCATCGCTCTAGGAGGTGTCTGTGACCAATCAGACATCCGTGGACACAG ACGTACATATGTGGGGAGCATGCCCGGCCGCATCATCAACGGCTTGAAGACGGCGGGTGTCAATAATCCGGTTTTCCTCCTGGATGAGGTGGACAAACTGGGGAAAAGCCTGCAAGGAGACCCTGCAGCTGCTCTACTAGAG GTCCTGGACCCAGAGCAGAATCACAGCTTCACAGACCATTACCTCAACGTGGCCTTCGACCTCTCCCAAGTGCTCTTTATTGCCACGGCCAACACCACAGCGACCATTCCCCCCGCCCTGCTGGACAGGATGGAGGTGCTGCAGGTACCAG gcTACACCCaggaggagaaggtggagaTAGCTCACCGGCATCTGATCCCAAACCAGCTGGAGCAGCATGGTTTAACACCTCAACAGCTGCATATACCACAAGACACAACTCAGGATATAATCGccgg gTACACCCGGGAGGCAGGGGTGCGCTCCCTCGAGAGGAAAATCGGGGCGATATGCCGAGCCGTGGCGGTGAAGGTCGCCGAAGGTCACAGAGTCACCAAGTCAGAGGCTGCGACCCCCGAGGGAGCAGCACTGCAGGGAG acaagGCAGCTCCCCCAGAGATGCCCATAGTGATCGACCACATCGCCCTGAAAGACATCCTGGGACCTCCGCTGTTTGAGATGGAG gtGTCGGAGCGCCTCACCCTGCCAGGTGTGGCTCTGGGTCTGGCCTGGACCCCCCTCGGTGGGGAGATCATGTTTGTGGAGGCGAGCCGGACGGAAGGAGAAGGTCAGCTCACTCTGACCGGTCAGCTGGGAGACGTCATGAAAGAATCCGCTCATCTGGCGATCAGCTGGCTCAGAGCTAACGCTAAAACCTACCAGCTTACTAACA TGGTTGGGGGTTCAGATCCGTTAGAAGGGACAGACATCCACCTCCACTTCCCCGCCGGAGCTGTCACCAAGGATGGCCCCTCTGCCGGTGTTACCATAGTAACCTGCCTAGCCTCGCTGTTTAGCGGCCGGCTAGTCAGATCAGACGTCGCCATGACGGGGGAGATCACGCTAAGAG
- the il34 gene encoding interleukin-34: MVQLSTSVCLLGSLFGLLLLMPVLKALTPASMCTPLKTLNDSLHHRRRYMKHNFPINYTIRVHQKEVFKLSTINRMRLQVEGLEDLILQRLWFRVNQGVLKKIIRVLPERHPSRPYTAELERRFRDAEGVFVGLHTTEVCDDDLPETIAEIWDHLTEEPNRVPESRWRFVTPKSLLDNFCHTMLCLFSDCFDSTEAHQDYCGVSHWRKGRKKDLQPES, encoded by the exons GCCTACTTCTGCTAATGCCTGTTTTGAAGGCCCTGACACCAGCCAGCATGTGCACTCCCTTGAAGACCCTCAACGACAGCCTCCACCACAGGCGACGGTACATG AAGCACAACTTCCCTATCAACTATACCATCAGGGTTCATCAGAAGGAAGTCTTTAAACTGTCAACCATCAACAGAATG AGGTTACAGGTGGAGGGGTTGGAAGACTTGATTCTCCAAAGGTTGTGGTTCCGGGTTAACCAAGGAGTGTTAAAAAAG ATCATCCGGGTTTTGCCAGAGAGACATCCTTCGCGACCGTACACCGCCGAGTTGGAAAGGCGCTTCAGGGATGCCGAGGGAGTCTTTGTCGGGTTGCATACCACCGAG GTGTGTGACGACGATCTTCCAGAGACAATCGCAGAAATTTGGGATCATTTAACAGAAGAGCCTAACAGAGTGCCGGAGTCCCGCTGGCGATTTGTTACTCCAAAATCTCTCCTGGACAACTTCTGCCACACCATGCTCTGCCTCTTCAGTGACTGCTTTGACAGCACAGAAGCACACCAGGACT ACTGTGGTGTTTCTCATTGGAGGAAAGGCAGGAAGAAAGACTTACAGCCTGAAAGCTGA